In Porites lutea chromosome 1, jaPorLute2.1, whole genome shotgun sequence, a single genomic region encodes these proteins:
- the LOC140945840 gene encoding uncharacterized protein, protein MSSTGGSSMNYLEASSPYNGCTGSLRSCNSTSSLYPPSVSGSEQVYINDAYDYGESSGVSSCSSHDYEDLQSVRKEAQSISGPRKKTNELYESTGNSNPRKKINDVYEPSRPRRERQITECSDISTASSTLSDALPSKHDTCLSKLILFLILAISVSSLILVGLLMTGKVCPNCGCSQEKNLPAPVAGGSVSVQSLLRQIEVLKSDLQRMQQKMDDGDKAVKIFFAKNENKMEFLQTQLSAQNRTVNETAGKVEFLQAQLSTQRLIINETADKMVSAVNGVWVNMSSADKTMENKLVTGLKVLKTSIKSLNQSDGKLISEVNELTRNQIDTRGMTKRLWQNVTQLESRVQELGRSSRNISSRVWNLKRGYTQMNTLMKRIQAVNEAQNLSHTSLQTVVKRLNGSLINVNATLYNKTSVSSAGNAGIDISKCKLERKTGAPGSTGSTEAQKITAYSEADYTKQTNKRIMGMTCSTDYAREYKLKYYPQRSLYKCQCKGVSFATPNEKTITCFLYVWECPMS, encoded by the exons ATGTCTTCCACTGGTGGAAGTAGTATGAATTATTTAGAAGCGAGTTCTCCATACAATGGTTGTACTGGTAGCCTTCGGAGTTGCAACTCGACCTCGTCACTGTATCCACCGTCTGTTAGTGGTTCCGAACAAGTTTACATCAACGATGCCTATGATTATGGAGAGAGCAGCGGTGTAAGTTCCTGTTCAAGTCACGATTACGAAGATTTACAAAGTGTCAGAAAAGAGGCTCAAAGCATTTCTGGTCCGAGAAAAAAGACAAACGAGCTTTACGAATCAACAGGAAACTCGAACCCCAGAAAGAAGATAAATGATGTCTATGAGCCTAGTAGGCCGAGGCGCGAGAGACAAATCACTGAATGTTCAGACATTTCAACTGCCTCGTCTACTTTGAGTGACGCTCTCCCATCCAAACATGACACCTGCCTCAGCAAACTGATCCTTTTTCTTATTCTTGCGATTTCTGTGTCTTCATTGATTTTAGTTGGTCTTCTTATGACTGGCAAAGTTTGTCCTAATTGTGGATGCTCACAAG AGAAGAATCTTCCCGCCCCAGTCGCTGGAGGTAGTGTATCCGTCCAAAGTCTGTTGAGGCAAATTGAAGTCTTGAAAAGTGATCTGCAGAGAATGCAACAAAAAATG gATGATGGAGATAAAGCCGTGaaaattttctttgcaaagaatgaaaaCAAG atgGAATTTCTTCAGACGCAACTTTCTGCACAAAATAGGACTGTCAACGAAACAGCAGGCAAG GTAGAATTTCTTCAAGCGCAACTTTCTACACAACGTCTGATTATCAATGAAACTGCAGACAAG ATGGTGTCTGCTGTGAATGGTGTGTGGGTAAATATGTCCAGTGCCGACAAAACTATGGAGAACAAGCTTGTCACTGGGCTCAAAGTGCTCAAAACATCGATAAAATCTCTTAATCAGAGCGATGGCAAATTAATCTCAGAAGTGAATGAGCTGACACGAAATCAGATTGATACGAGAGGAATGACCAAGAGACTGTGGCAGAATGTAACACAGCTGGAATCACGTGTCCAGGAACTAGGAAGATCAAGCCGGAATATAAGTAGCAGAGTTTGGAATCTGAAGCGAGGCTACACCCAGATGAACACTTTAATGAAAAGAATTCAAGCAGTTAACGAAGCACAGAACTTATCACATACATCACTGCAGACCGTGGTCAAACGCTTGAATGGTTCCCTGATAAACGTTAATGCAACATTGTACAATAAG ACGTCTGTTTCCAGTGCCGGCAATGCAGGAATAGATATCAGCAAATGTAAGCTCGAGAGAAAAACTGGAGCACCAGGATCGACAGGATCGACCGAAGCGCAAAAAATAACGGCTTACTCTGAAGCAGATTACACCAAACAGACG AATAAACGCATTATGGGAATGACATGCTCTACAGATTATGCAAGAGAGTACAAGCTGAAGTATTATCCACAAAGATCGTTGTACAAGTGTCAGTGTAAGGGCGTATCCTTTGCTACGCCCAACGAAAAAACGATAACATGTTTCTTATATGTGTGGGAATGTCCGATGAGCTGA